A window from Caloranaerobacter ferrireducens encodes these proteins:
- the argF gene encoding ornithine carbamoyltransferase → MPVNLRGRHLLTLKDFTPQEIKYLLDLSMDLKRKKRAGIKGNLLEGKNIVLLFEKTSTRTRCAFEVAAYDEGANVTFLSNSQMGKKESIEDTAKVLGRYYDGIEFRGFKQETVEEIAKHAGVPVWNGLTDLYHPTQILADFLTIMEHVNKPLNKVKLVFVGDARNNMGNSLMIGAAKMGMHFVAVAPKELFPSEELVNEMREIAKETGAVIELTENIDEGVKGADVIYTDVWVSMGEEDKFEERINLLKPYQVNMEMINKTGNPDVIFMHCLPSFHDTNTIIGKDIYEKFGLKEMEVTDEVFRSKHSVVFDEAENRMHTIKAVMVATIGNL, encoded by the coding sequence ATGCCAGTTAATTTAAGAGGAAGACATTTATTAACATTAAAAGATTTCACTCCACAAGAAATTAAATACTTACTAGATTTATCAATGGATTTGAAGAGAAAGAAAAGAGCAGGAATTAAAGGTAACTTACTCGAAGGCAAAAACATAGTTTTATTATTTGAAAAAACTTCAACAAGAACAAGATGTGCATTTGAAGTTGCAGCATATGATGAAGGCGCAAATGTTACATTCTTATCAAACAGTCAAATGGGTAAAAAAGAATCTATAGAAGATACAGCTAAAGTTTTAGGAAGATACTATGATGGTATAGAATTTAGAGGATTTAAGCAAGAAACTGTAGAAGAAATAGCTAAACATGCAGGAGTACCTGTGTGGAATGGTCTTACTGATTTATATCATCCAACTCAAATTCTTGCAGATTTCTTGACTATTATGGAACATGTAAATAAACCACTTAATAAAGTTAAGCTTGTATTTGTTGGAGATGCAAGAAACAACATGGGCAACTCATTAATGATAGGAGCTGCTAAAATGGGAATGCATTTCGTAGCAGTTGCCCCAAAAGAATTATTCCCATCAGAAGAATTAGTAAATGAGATGAGAGAAATAGCTAAGGAAACAGGAGCAGTTATTGAACTAACTGAAAACATAGATGAAGGAGTTAAAGGTGCAGACGTAATTTATACAGATGTTTGGGTATCAATGGGTGAAGAAGACAAGTTTGAAGAGAGAATCAATTTATTAAAACCATATCAAGTGAATATGGAAATGATTAATAAGACAGGAAATCCAGATGTAATTTTCATGCATTGTTTACCTTCATTCCACGATACAAATACAATTATCGGTAAAGACATATATGAAAAGTTTGGTTTAAAAGAAATGGAAGTAACAGATGAAGTTTTCAGAAGCAAACATTCAGTAGTATTTGATGAAGCAGAAAATAGAATGCACACAATTAAAGCAGTAATGGTTGCAACTATTGGAAATCTTTAA
- the arcA gene encoding arginine deiminase, translating to MAKENVLHVYSEIGKLKKVLLHRPGKEIENLTPDLMDRLLFDDIPYLKVAREEHDIFAQTLRDNGVEVVYLEDLTAESLTDDDIKEEFIDEFIKEASINSRKKRELVKEYLLSFSTNREMIDKMMEGIRKEEIKDYKKVSLVDMIESDYPFIVDPMPNLYFTRDPFATIGSGISLNHMKTITRNRETLFSKYIFKYHPMFKDIEIPFWYNRNEDTSIEGGDQLVLSEKVLAIGVSERTEAASVEKLARRIFNNGEKFEVVLAFDIPKKRAFMHLDTVFTMVDYDKFTIHPEIEGPLTVYSLRKGEKKHNLVIEKETMELSDILKKYLNLDKVTLIRCGNGNKIDAGREQWNDGSNTLAIAPGEVVVYSRNHVTNRLLEEHGIKLHVIPSSELSRGRGGPRCMSMPLIREDISW from the coding sequence ATGGCTAAGGAAAACGTTTTACACGTATATTCGGAAATTGGCAAACTGAAGAAAGTTCTTTTGCACAGACCGGGGAAAGAAATAGAAAATTTAACTCCTGACCTAATGGATAGATTATTGTTTGATGATATACCTTATTTGAAAGTTGCTAGAGAAGAACATGATATTTTTGCACAAACACTCAGAGATAATGGAGTTGAAGTAGTGTATCTCGAGGATTTAACAGCTGAGTCTCTTACAGATGATGATATTAAAGAAGAATTTATAGACGAGTTTATTAAGGAAGCAAGTATTAATAGTAGGAAGAAAAGAGAACTTGTAAAAGAATATCTCTTGAGCTTTTCTACTAATAGAGAAATGATAGATAAAATGATGGAAGGCATTAGAAAAGAAGAAATAAAAGATTATAAGAAGGTTTCTTTAGTAGATATGATAGAATCTGATTATCCTTTTATAGTTGATCCAATGCCGAACCTTTACTTTACTAGAGATCCATTTGCAACAATTGGCTCAGGTATATCTTTAAATCATATGAAAACAATAACGAGAAATAGAGAAACATTGTTTTCAAAATATATTTTTAAATATCATCCGATGTTTAAAGATATTGAAATACCATTCTGGTATAACAGAAATGAAGATACTTCTATAGAAGGTGGGGATCAACTTGTTCTTAGTGAAAAAGTACTTGCTATAGGTGTATCTGAAAGAACAGAAGCTGCTTCAGTTGAAAAATTAGCAAGAAGAATTTTTAATAATGGAGAGAAATTTGAAGTAGTATTAGCGTTTGATATACCAAAGAAAAGAGCTTTTATGCATTTAGATACTGTGTTTACTATGGTTGATTATGACAAGTTTACAATACATCCTGAAATAGAAGGACCACTTACCGTATATTCATTAAGAAAAGGAGAAAAAAAACACAATTTAGTAATTGAAAAAGAAACGATGGAGTTAAGTGATATATTAAAGAAATACTTAAATCTAGATAAAGTTACATTAATTCGATGTGGAAATGGAAATAAAATAGATGCAGGTAGAGAACAGTGGAATGATGGTTCTAATACTTTAGCCATTGCACCAGGGGAAGTAGTAGTTTATTCGAGAAATCACGTTACAAATAGATTGCTAGAAGAACACGGCATAAAGCTTCATGTTATTCCATCTTCAGAACTTTCTCGTGGACGTGGTGGTCCAAGATGTATGTCAATGCCACTAATTAGAGAAGATATTAGTTGGTAG
- a CDS encoding aminoacyl-histidine dipeptidase → MVNVLSGLKPEAVFKFFEELTRIPRGSGNEKQVSDYLVKFAKDNGLEVIQEECLNVIIKKPGTEGYENAPTVILQGHMDIVCAKNEDLDFDFSKDPIPLMVDGDMIRTKGTTLGADNGIAVAMIMAILESKDLPHPPLVALITVAEETGMDGVLNLNPENVSGDILINIDSEEEGTILASCAGGVNNIIHLPIEWNEADTNKIGYKISIKGLIGGHSGIEINKNRANAIKLLGRLLESLDKEINIDIANVSGGEKMNAIAKMSEAVVMINKDDEEKFKRIIDEHQKIFSNEYITSDPNINISLEKVDGIQKVFSLNTKKGLISILRLIPNGVQTMSADIEGLVESSNNIGVLTTSEEEIKFDSAVRSSVKSLKKEINDRIQNICDLVGAKMELVADYPEWEFKVESPIRDLMAEVYRDMFGKEVKVDAIHAGLECGFLKEKIGDIDMVSIGPNIYDVHTPNEHISISSTKRVFEFLCEVLKRLK, encoded by the coding sequence ATGGTAAATGTTTTATCAGGACTTAAGCCTGAAGCTGTATTTAAGTTTTTTGAAGAATTAACTAGAATTCCTAGAGGTTCAGGGAACGAAAAACAAGTTAGTGATTATCTAGTGAAATTTGCAAAAGACAATGGACTAGAAGTTATACAGGAAGAATGTTTAAATGTAATTATTAAGAAACCAGGAACAGAAGGGTACGAAAATGCACCAACAGTTATACTTCAAGGACATATGGATATAGTTTGTGCAAAAAATGAAGATTTAGACTTTGATTTTTCAAAAGATCCAATTCCATTAATGGTAGATGGAGATATGATAAGAACAAAAGGAACGACTCTTGGAGCAGACAATGGTATTGCAGTAGCTATGATAATGGCTATTTTAGAATCAAAAGATTTACCACATCCACCTCTTGTTGCATTAATTACGGTTGCAGAGGAAACTGGAATGGATGGAGTATTGAATTTAAATCCTGAAAACGTTTCCGGAGATATTTTAATAAACATTGATTCAGAAGAAGAGGGTACTATACTTGCATCATGTGCAGGTGGAGTAAACAATATTATTCATCTTCCTATTGAGTGGAATGAAGCTGATACTAATAAAATAGGTTATAAAATATCTATTAAAGGTTTAATAGGTGGTCATTCAGGTATAGAAATTAATAAAAATAGAGCAAATGCAATAAAACTATTAGGAAGATTATTAGAAAGTCTTGATAAAGAAATAAATATTGATATAGCAAATGTTAGTGGCGGAGAGAAAATGAATGCAATTGCAAAAATGTCTGAAGCAGTTGTAATGATTAATAAAGATGATGAAGAGAAATTTAAGCGTATTATTGATGAACATCAAAAAATATTCTCAAACGAATATATAACATCTGATCCTAATATTAATATTAGTTTAGAAAAAGTTGATGGTATACAAAAAGTATTTAGTTTAAATACTAAAAAAGGATTAATAAGCATTTTAAGGTTAATACCTAATGGAGTTCAAACAATGAGTGCAGATATTGAAGGCTTAGTTGAAAGCTCTAATAATATTGGAGTTCTTACAACTAGTGAAGAAGAAATTAAATTTGATAGTGCGGTAAGAAGTTCAGTTAAAAGTTTGAAAAAGGAAATTAATGATAGAATTCAAAATATATGTGATTTAGTTGGTGCGAAAATGGAATTAGTAGCTGATTATCCTGAATGGGAGTTTAAAGTAGAGTCTCCTATTAGAGATTTAATGGCTGAAGTTTATAGAGATATGTTTGGAAAAGAAGTAAAAGTAGATGCTATACATGCTGGGTTAGAGTGTGGATTCCTAAAGGAAAAAATTGGGGACATAGATATGGTTTCTATTGGACCAAATATTTATGATGTTCATACTCCAAATGAGCATATAAGCATTTCTTCAACAAAGAGAGTATTTGAGTTTTTATGTGAAGTATTAAAGAGATTAAAATAA
- a CDS encoding PqqD family protein, with product MVKKIKKSDNFLELIPKKNNTLEWIVNDEGLVQVIIPRNGILDRIVRVFFKTPEVMRIDLDPIGSCVWKSIDGQRNIQDIAKILKEEFGEKAEPLYERLGTYINILRNNKFITLEKR from the coding sequence ATGGTTAAAAAAATTAAAAAAAGTGATAATTTTTTAGAATTAATTCCTAAAAAAAATAATACTTTAGAATGGATAGTTAATGATGAAGGATTAGTTCAGGTTATCATACCAAGAAATGGAATATTAGACAGGATAGTAAGAGTGTTTTTTAAAACGCCAGAGGTAATGAGAATAGATTTAGATCCGATTGGAAGTTGTGTATGGAAGTCAATAGATGGACAAAGGAATATACAAGATATAGCTAAAATATTAAAAGAAGAATTTGGAGAGAAAGCAGAGCCTCTATATGAAAGGCTAGGGACTTATATAAATATTTTAAGAAATAATAAATTTATTACACTGGAGAAGAGGTAA
- a CDS encoding OPT family oligopeptide transporter yields MSKGTNSAQEFKPFISADKVLPEFTTTSLILGILLAIVFGAANAYLGLKVGMTISASIPAAVISMGIIRGILKKESILENNMVQTIGSAGESLAAGAIFTLPALYIWTQEWGMGTPSLLSITAIALCGGILGVLFMVPLRKALIVKEHGVLPYPEGTACAEVLLAGEEGGEKAKITFAGLGIGALYKFIEGGLKLFPGEIETTIPGYKGAAIGGDVMPALLGVGFIIGPRISAYMLAGAVIGWFGLIPLITNIGSMGDVIMYPASVPINELGYWGIWNYYIRYVGAGAVAFGGIFSLIKSLPLIVQTFKDAMKDYSSGVGGSTNVRTDQDMSMKIVLVGSLAVVLAMMMLPIIPVGFVGALLIAIFGFFFATVSSRIVGLVGSSSNPVSGMTIATLIITAIVFKASGNDGHVGMIGTLTVGAVICIIAAMAGDTSQDLKTGFLVGATPKKQQYGEIIGAVASALAIGLVLTLLNKAWGFGSSELPAPQATLMRLVIEGVMGGNLPWALVFTGVGLGVAVELLGLPVLPIAIGLYLPIHLSTPIMVGGVIRGILDKKLEKSNGEDKGIKAKIDSGILFASGLIAGEGLIGILLAVFAVFGVNLALGIDLGQIGALVFFAALTYTLMKNSLLKKN; encoded by the coding sequence ATGTCAAAAGGAACTAATTCAGCGCAGGAATTTAAACCATTTATTTCTGCTGACAAAGTCTTACCTGAATTTACTACAACATCACTTATCTTAGGTATTCTTTTAGCTATAGTGTTTGGTGCAGCAAATGCATACCTAGGATTAAAAGTAGGTATGACTATCAGTGCGTCAATTCCTGCAGCCGTAATTTCTATGGGTATCATTAGAGGTATTCTTAAAAAAGAATCAATACTAGAAAACAATATGGTTCAAACTATTGGTTCAGCTGGTGAGTCACTTGCAGCTGGTGCAATATTTACTTTACCTGCACTTTATATTTGGACTCAAGAGTGGGGTATGGGAACTCCAAGCTTATTATCTATCACTGCAATAGCTTTATGTGGTGGTATTCTTGGAGTATTATTCATGGTTCCATTAAGAAAAGCATTAATAGTAAAAGAGCATGGGGTATTACCTTATCCAGAAGGTACAGCTTGTGCGGAAGTATTGTTAGCTGGTGAAGAAGGTGGAGAAAAAGCAAAAATAACTTTTGCTGGTTTAGGTATAGGTGCATTATATAAGTTTATTGAAGGTGGATTAAAATTATTCCCAGGTGAAATAGAAACAACAATACCTGGATATAAGGGAGCTGCTATTGGTGGAGATGTTATGCCAGCATTACTTGGTGTTGGCTTCATTATAGGACCAAGAATTTCAGCTTACATGTTAGCTGGTGCTGTTATAGGTTGGTTCGGACTTATTCCACTAATTACAAACATAGGAAGCATGGGCGATGTTATCATGTATCCAGCATCTGTGCCAATTAACGAATTAGGCTATTGGGGTATTTGGAATTATTATATAAGATATGTTGGTGCTGGAGCAGTTGCGTTTGGTGGTATTTTCAGCTTAATTAAATCATTACCTTTAATTGTACAAACATTTAAAGATGCTATGAAAGATTATTCATCAGGTGTTGGTGGAAGCACTAATGTTAGAACTGATCAAGATATGTCAATGAAGATAGTATTAGTAGGTTCTTTAGCAGTTGTTTTAGCTATGATGATGTTACCAATAATTCCAGTAGGATTTGTTGGAGCGTTATTAATTGCTATATTCGGTTTCTTCTTTGCAACAGTTTCATCAAGAATTGTTGGTTTAGTTGGTAGTTCATCAAACCCAGTATCAGGAATGACTATAGCTACATTAATCATTACTGCTATAGTATTTAAGGCTAGTGGAAATGATGGACATGTAGGAATGATAGGTACATTAACTGTTGGTGCTGTAATTTGTATAATTGCAGCTATGGCAGGGGATACTTCACAGGACTTAAAGACTGGTTTCTTAGTTGGTGCTACTCCTAAGAAACAACAGTATGGTGAAATAATCGGTGCTGTTGCTTCAGCACTTGCTATAGGTCTTGTTTTGACTTTATTAAATAAAGCATGGGGATTCGGTTCATCTGAGTTACCAGCACCTCAGGCTACTCTAATGAGACTAGTTATAGAAGGTGTTATGGGTGGTAACTTACCATGGGCATTAGTATTTACTGGAGTAGGTTTAGGTGTTGCAGTTGAATTATTAGGATTACCTGTTCTTCCAATTGCAATAGGTTTATACTTACCAATCCATTTAAGTACTCCTATAATGGTTGGTGGTGTAATTAGAGGTATCTTAGACAAGAAATTAGAGAAGTCAAATGGTGAAGACAAAGGTATCAAAGCAAAAATTGATTCAGGAATATTATTTGCATCAGGATTAATTGCTGGAGAAGGTTTAATAGGTATATTATTAGCAGTATTTGCAGTGTTTGGAGTAAACCTTGCACTTGGTATTGACTTAGGACAAATTGGTGCATTAGTATTCTTTGCTGCATTAACATATACACTTATGAAAAATTCCTTATTGAAGAAAAATTAA